A DNA window from uncultured Methanoregula sp. contains the following coding sequences:
- the pyrI gene encoding aspartate carbamoyltransferase regulatory subunit, protein MKTSEAAENEGLLVRRIKNGTVIDHIDGGEALNVVKILGITGATQEALSIATNVPSRNMGRKDIVKLTNRELSKEEVNRIALISPHATINIIRNFKVWEKKGVEIPDVIEGIVRCPNPGCISNTSEPITTKFEVTQKGLHCKYCDWMITKDLTSHII, encoded by the coding sequence ATGAAGACGAGCGAGGCTGCCGAAAACGAGGGGCTCCTTGTCCGGAGGATCAAGAACGGCACCGTGATCGATCACATCGACGGCGGAGAGGCCCTCAATGTGGTCAAGATCCTCGGGATCACCGGCGCAACGCAGGAAGCTCTCTCCATTGCAACAAACGTCCCGAGCCGGAACATGGGGAGAAAGGATATCGTGAAACTGACCAACCGCGAACTCTCAAAAGAGGAAGTCAACCGCATTGCACTCATCTCGCCCCATGCCACCATCAATATCATCCGCAACTTCAAAGTCTGGGAGAAGAAAGGCGTGGAGATCCCGGATGTTATCGAAGGAATCGTCCGCTGCCCGAACCCCGGCTGTATCTCCAATACGAGTGAGCCGATAACAACCAAGTTCGAAGTGACACAAAAAGGACTTCACTGCAAGTACTGCGACTGGATGATAACAAAGGACCTGACGAGTCATATCATCTGA
- a CDS encoding PKD domain-containing protein, with protein MAADSAQTGYIVVGLSPVAQFDAHYAFSTIPTRVDFVDNSLGSTPLSYSWDFGDGATSTEQNPSHMYNARGTYTVKLTVTNQYGTSTAIKKDFISIGMAPAPDFVASPTSGNVPLAVKFTDLTKGQVTKWQWDFGDGISSSEQNPVHTYRNAGVYNVILTVTNDYGISDVTKVKYINAIGGLKSKFMANPNSGKAPLAVKFTDVSIGNPTSWKWDFGDGATSTEQNPTHTFTTGGAFDVKLTISRDIDSDTSTQVVNIGGVPVADFAGTPVSANQMDTIKFTDKSTNSPTSWAWDFGDAATSTEQNPNHVYQLKGVYTVTLTARNDNGKDTETKTSYINIGMSPKADFIPTYAPYEQYKVPMRVSFIDQSINNPTSWSWDFGDGQTSNDQNPIHSYTSEGTYTVSLTVKNAFGTDTKTRKDLITVGKGAAVDFVADKTVVGVGRIVTFTDLSKNSPTDWVWEFGDGSVGTGSKPDHAYRAIGTYDVTLTASNPSVTNTATKRAYITVLNIPRADFIADKTRGGSPLTVKFTDDSSGSPTAWKWDFGDGVTSAEQNPQHTYTTLGVYTVSLTASNANGQDTTAKVGYIVTTLAPVADFTADRQQGKAPFIVQFKDISTGNPTKWSWDFGDGTSSSEQNPRHIYLREGAYDVSLTATNEYGSDTMFKSGNAAPAAAQPAVTTTPAIAQTTVAAVSDTPAAPAAPKATPTKSPMPTTVTIAALSIGLLAAVGLTRK; from the coding sequence ATGGCAGCGGACAGCGCACAGACTGGCTACATTGTTGTTGGTCTGAGCCCGGTCGCGCAATTTGATGCGCACTATGCATTCTCAACGATACCGACCAGAGTTGATTTCGTGGATAATTCCCTCGGATCAACCCCGCTTTCGTATTCCTGGGATTTCGGCGATGGTGCAACCTCAACGGAACAGAACCCCAGCCACATGTACAATGCGAGGGGAACCTACACGGTCAAGCTGACCGTAACGAACCAGTACGGTACCAGCACGGCGATAAAGAAGGATTTTATCTCGATCGGTATGGCGCCGGCTCCCGATTTTGTGGCCAGCCCGACATCGGGTAATGTCCCGCTTGCGGTAAAATTCACCGACCTGACCAAGGGACAGGTTACGAAATGGCAGTGGGATTTCGGGGACGGGATCTCTTCCTCCGAACAGAACCCGGTCCACACGTACCGGAATGCCGGCGTGTACAACGTCATCCTTACCGTGACCAATGATTACGGCATATCGGATGTCACGAAAGTCAAATACATCAATGCCATCGGGGGCCTCAAGTCAAAGTTCATGGCAAACCCGAACTCAGGCAAGGCACCCCTTGCTGTGAAATTCACTGATGTGTCCATCGGTAATCCAACATCATGGAAATGGGATTTCGGCGATGGTGCAACTTCAACAGAGCAGAACCCCACCCACACGTTTACCACCGGGGGTGCATTCGATGTCAAGCTCACGATCTCCCGGGATATTGACTCTGATACCTCGACCCAGGTTGTGAACATCGGCGGCGTCCCTGTTGCGGATTTTGCCGGGACACCGGTCTCAGCCAACCAGATGGACACGATAAAGTTCACGGACAAGTCCACAAACTCCCCCACTTCATGGGCATGGGACTTCGGGGATGCAGCAACTTCCACAGAACAGAACCCGAACCATGTCTACCAGCTCAAGGGAGTCTACACCGTTACCCTGACCGCAAGGAATGATAACGGAAAGGATACCGAGACCAAGACGAGCTATATCAATATCGGGATGTCCCCGAAAGCCGACTTTATCCCCACCTATGCACCCTATGAACAGTACAAGGTGCCGATGCGGGTAAGTTTCATCGACCAGTCGATCAACAACCCGACCTCCTGGTCCTGGGACTTTGGCGATGGGCAGACCTCAAACGATCAGAACCCGATACACTCTTACACCAGTGAAGGAACCTACACGGTCTCCTTAACCGTGAAGAATGCGTTCGGGACCGACACGAAGACCAGGAAAGATCTCATCACGGTCGGAAAAGGTGCAGCAGTGGACTTCGTTGCTGACAAGACCGTTGTTGGTGTCGGAAGGATCGTCACGTTCACCGATCTCTCCAAGAATTCCCCCACGGACTGGGTATGGGAGTTTGGCGACGGAAGTGTAGGAACCGGCTCGAAACCCGACCATGCATACCGTGCAATCGGAACATACGATGTCACCCTGACTGCATCCAACCCCTCGGTCACCAACACGGCAACCAAGAGGGCATACATCACGGTCCTGAACATCCCCCGTGCAGATTTCATTGCTGACAAGACCCGCGGCGGTTCTCCGTTAACGGTCAAATTCACGGATGACTCCTCAGGCAGCCCGACTGCATGGAAGTGGGATTTCGGCGATGGTGTAACCTCAGCCGAGCAGAACCCCCAGCATACCTATACCACATTGGGAGTCTACACCGTTTCCCTGACAGCATCGAATGCCAACGGGCAGGACACAACAGCTAAAGTCGGATATATTGTGACAACCCTTGCACCGGTTGCAGACTTCACTGCTGACCGCCAGCAGGGAAAAGCCCCGTTCATCGTGCAGTTCAAGGATATCTCAACCGGAAACCCGACCAAATGGAGCTGGGACTTTGGCGACGGAACATCCTCGTCCGAGCAGAACCCGCGCCACATCTACCTCCGTGAAGGAGCATATGATGTGAGCCTGACTGCAACAAACGAGTACGGCAGCGACACTATGTTCAAGAGCGGCAATGCCGCCCCGGCAGCAGCCCAGCCTGCGGTTACCACCACACCTGCAATCGCGCAGACAACCGTTGCAGCGGTTTCAGACACCCCTGCAGCACCCGCAGCGCCGAAAGCAACACCGACCAAGTCGCCAATGCCGACAACGGTCACCATTGCAGCCCTCTCCATCGGGCTTCTCGCGGCAGTAGGCCTGACCAGAAAATAA
- the mtnA gene encoding S-methyl-5-thioribose-1-phosphate isomerase, translated as MTEGTKTLWWDATSQSIRYIDQTVLPGEFTIIECTSVDRLATAIRRLEIRGAPALGVAGAYGVALAAVACTKEDPRVFAGEVQAAAALLRSTRPTAINLAWGIDRVLKKIMPVDDIRTARQIAIKDAEAIAREDTECCHAIGKHGAALLPDTCTVLTHCNAGALACSSWGTALGVIRSAVEEGKNVRVISCETRPLLQGARLTAWELAQDGIDVTTITDSMAAHFMRAGAIDAVVVGADRITRDAVFNKIGTYMHAVCASHHKIPFYVVAPLSTFDKDKCERDVVIEERGREEVTTMGNRVFVPDRAHVRNPAFDATPMELVTAIVTEHGVVRPPLDIPALLSRTGTI; from the coding sequence GTGACGGAAGGAACAAAAACGCTCTGGTGGGACGCCACCTCGCAGAGCATCCGCTATATCGACCAGACGGTCCTGCCCGGTGAATTCACCATCATCGAGTGCACATCCGTTGACCGACTCGCCACCGCCATCCGCAGGCTCGAGATCCGGGGAGCGCCGGCTCTCGGGGTTGCAGGAGCCTACGGCGTTGCCCTGGCGGCAGTTGCCTGCACAAAGGAGGATCCCCGGGTTTTTGCAGGAGAAGTTCAGGCTGCAGCCGCCCTGCTCAGGTCAACCCGCCCGACCGCCATCAATCTTGCCTGGGGCATTGACCGGGTACTGAAAAAAATAATGCCGGTAGACGATATCCGCACCGCCCGCCAGATAGCCATTAAGGATGCGGAGGCAATAGCCCGCGAAGATACGGAATGTTGCCATGCCATAGGAAAACACGGCGCTGCTCTCCTTCCCGATACCTGCACGGTTCTCACGCACTGCAATGCCGGGGCTCTTGCCTGTTCTTCATGGGGAACAGCTCTCGGGGTGATCCGTTCGGCAGTCGAAGAGGGTAAGAACGTCAGGGTCATCTCCTGCGAGACACGGCCGCTTCTCCAGGGGGCCCGGCTGACCGCGTGGGAGCTTGCGCAGGACGGGATCGATGTCACCACCATCACCGATTCCATGGCTGCCCACTTCATGCGGGCCGGGGCTATCGATGCCGTTGTTGTCGGGGCAGACCGGATCACCCGGGACGCCGTCTTCAACAAGATCGGGACCTACATGCACGCGGTCTGCGCGAGCCACCACAAAATCCCGTTCTATGTGGTGGCACCCCTCTCGACATTCGATAAGGACAAATGCGAGCGGGATGTTGTCATCGAGGAGCGGGGCCGGGAGGAAGTGACTACCATGGGCAACCGGGTCTTTGTTCCCGACCGGGCACACGTCAGGAACCCGGCGTTCGATGCAACGCCCATGGAACTGGTCACTGCCATTGTGACAGAGCACGGGGTTGTCCGGCCCCCGCTGGATATCCCCGCACTTTTATCCCGTACGGGCACGATATGA
- a CDS encoding phosphopantetheine adenylyltransferase: MKVMVGGTFDPLHDGHKQLLGRSFELAGSGGQVTIGLTTDAFASRKVHPIRSFSVRKNELEDFITRSGYPASWHIDPLNDRFGPAIDADFDAIVVSEETLPVAVEINKLRREKGAKKVDIHQISCVLADDGRWISSTRIYRGEIDIHGHLLH, translated from the coding sequence ATGAAGGTTATGGTAGGGGGTACCTTCGATCCGCTCCATGACGGTCACAAGCAGCTGCTGGGCCGGTCATTCGAACTTGCGGGAAGCGGCGGGCAGGTCACCATCGGGCTGACCACCGATGCCTTTGCCAGCCGGAAAGTCCACCCCATACGATCTTTTTCGGTCCGGAAGAATGAACTCGAAGATTTCATCACCAGGAGCGGGTATCCGGCCTCCTGGCATATCGATCCCCTGAACGATCGTTTTGGCCCGGCGATCGATGCGGATTTCGATGCTATCGTGGTATCGGAAGAAACCCTTCCCGTTGCCGTTGAGATCAACAAGCTCCGCAGGGAGAAAGGGGCAAAAAAAGTGGATATCCACCAGATAAGCTGCGTGCTTGCCGATGATGGGCGCTGGATTTCGAGTACCCGGATCTACCGGGGCGAGATCGATATCCACGGCCACCTGCTCCACTAG
- a CDS encoding CoB--CoM heterodisulfide reductase iron-sulfur subunit A family protein produces MGNVVVIGAGIAGIQAALDIAGHGIHVDLVEREPTIGGHMAQLDKTFPTNDCSMCILSPKMVDVSRHPNITIHTCTEVENIEGEVGHFRVTLKKHPRYIDEDACTGCGDCIEICPVEVYNRFDAGIGVRKAIYKPHPQVVPDLVIKDPEHCIECGLCYDECGPGAVLRKDSDKTHVVEAASIVITTGYSVFDAGTKSQFGHLVLPDVVSSMELERMINASGPTGGKIRRLSDGKIPESIIFVQCVGSRDMTVKRPWCSCVCCMQALKNAMLIKEKNPQMEITICYMDIRSYGKGYEEYFERAKALGIRFLRGMPSDVLPDKNGMILQVENSETAEVQTLHPDLVVLSVGIGPASGTAEIAGKFGIPVEDSGFLRPVNDAVDTVGTIRPGIYVAGTATAPRDIPDTVASGESAAMRAYIDAIRTRST; encoded by the coding sequence ATGGGTAACGTTGTTGTCATCGGTGCCGGGATAGCAGGCATCCAGGCTGCCCTCGACATTGCCGGCCACGGAATCCACGTCGACCTTGTCGAACGCGAACCGACGATCGGGGGACACATGGCGCAGCTCGATAAGACGTTTCCGACAAACGACTGCTCGATGTGCATCCTCTCCCCCAAGATGGTCGATGTTTCACGCCACCCGAACATCACCATCCACACCTGCACGGAAGTGGAGAATATCGAGGGGGAAGTCGGCCATTTCCGGGTCACCCTGAAAAAACACCCGCGGTATATCGATGAAGATGCCTGCACCGGCTGCGGGGACTGCATCGAGATCTGCCCTGTCGAAGTATACAACCGGTTCGATGCAGGGATCGGCGTCCGCAAGGCCATCTACAAGCCCCACCCGCAGGTTGTGCCGGATCTCGTGATCAAGGACCCGGAGCACTGCATCGAATGCGGCCTCTGTTACGATGAGTGCGGGCCCGGTGCGGTACTGCGAAAAGACTCTGATAAGACCCACGTAGTGGAGGCAGCAAGTATTGTCATCACCACCGGGTATTCGGTCTTCGATGCAGGGACAAAATCCCAGTTCGGTCACCTCGTTCTTCCGGATGTTGTGTCGAGCATGGAGCTGGAGCGGATGATCAACGCGAGCGGGCCGACCGGCGGGAAGATAAGACGTCTCAGCGATGGTAAAATCCCGGAGTCGATCATCTTTGTCCAGTGTGTCGGCTCCCGGGACATGACAGTAAAGCGGCCCTGGTGCTCCTGTGTCTGCTGCATGCAGGCATTGAAGAACGCGATGCTCATCAAGGAGAAGAACCCGCAGATGGAGATCACCATCTGCTACATGGACATCCGTTCCTATGGCAAAGGGTACGAGGAGTATTTCGAGCGGGCAAAAGCGCTTGGCATCCGGTTCCTGAGGGGCATGCCCTCCGATGTTCTCCCGGATAAAAACGGCATGATCCTCCAGGTCGAGAACTCTGAAACCGCTGAAGTGCAGACTCTCCACCCGGATCTCGTCGTCCTCTCGGTTGGGATCGGACCTGCCAGCGGAACCGCAGAGATCGCCGGTAAATTCGGTATTCCGGTCGAGGACTCCGGGTTCCTCCGCCCCGTCAACGATGCGGTGGATACGGTGGGAACGATCCGCCCGGGGATCTATGTTGCCGGTACCGCAACCGCACCCCGGGATATCCCGGACACCGTAGCTTCGGGAGAGTCTGCGGCCATGCGGGCCTATATCGATGCCATCAGGACGCGATCCACGTGA
- a CDS encoding DUF116 domain-containing protein yields the protein MDFDYATWNHLMYLIGEITVLLILGAVAIAFVLVVISLYSIRKGKLYFPRVIKAGLVFLEGWMKAMFRLLGLEDREMFAFFIKLHNSMNTADFKRIPVNERAVFMPQCLRSSQCPAHLTPEGLKCRSCGQCSVGEARVLLERLGYRIFIVPGSSFIKRMVKKYRPKAIIGVGCLAEVKEGIDMADKMGLVVMGVVTLKEGCVETIVNWPDVYEVAILGIDPALIPEDLHVLAN from the coding sequence ATGGATTTCGATTACGCTACCTGGAATCACCTGATGTATCTCATCGGGGAAATCACCGTCCTTCTCATACTCGGGGCTGTCGCCATAGCGTTCGTCCTCGTGGTCATATCGCTCTATTCCATCAGAAAAGGAAAACTCTACTTCCCGAGGGTCATAAAAGCCGGGCTCGTCTTCCTCGAAGGGTGGATGAAAGCCATGTTCCGGCTCCTGGGACTTGAGGACCGGGAGATGTTTGCCTTTTTTATCAAACTGCACAATTCCATGAACACTGCGGATTTCAAGCGGATTCCCGTGAATGAGCGAGCGGTCTTCATGCCCCAGTGCTTACGATCCTCCCAGTGCCCGGCCCACCTCACACCGGAAGGCCTCAAGTGCCGCAGCTGCGGCCAGTGCAGCGTTGGCGAAGCCAGGGTCCTGCTCGAACGTCTCGGGTACAGGATCTTCATCGTCCCCGGTTCATCGTTCATAAAAAGGATGGTCAAGAAGTACCGCCCGAAAGCCATCATCGGGGTAGGGTGTCTTGCTGAAGTCAAGGAAGGCATCGACATGGCCGACAAGATGGGTCTTGTCGTGATGGGAGTTGTCACCTTAAAAGAGGGCTGCGTCGAGACAATCGTGAACTGGCCGGATGTCTATGAAGTGGCAATTCTCGGAATCGATCCTGCCTTAATTCCCGAGGACCTTCATGTTCTTGCCAACTAG
- a CDS encoding gamma carbonic anhydrase family protein produces MHMDTKVSGVPLFQAENATVIGDVTLGRQVGIWFGAVIRADKDRISIGDRSNIQDNCVVHTSKGFPVTIGNDVSVGHGAILHGCTIESQVLVGMGAIVLNGAKIGKKTVIGAGAVVTEGMIVPEGSVVLGVPGKVLKQASDAQKEHILKNAASYVELAGDYASHG; encoded by the coding sequence ATGCATATGGATACCAAGGTCTCCGGCGTGCCGCTTTTTCAGGCGGAGAATGCTACGGTCATCGGTGATGTCACCCTCGGCAGACAGGTAGGAATCTGGTTCGGGGCCGTGATCCGGGCTGACAAGGACCGGATCAGCATAGGGGACCGGTCCAATATCCAGGACAACTGCGTTGTGCACACAAGCAAAGGGTTTCCGGTCACCATCGGAAACGATGTCTCGGTAGGCCACGGGGCCATTCTCCATGGCTGTACTATCGAGAGCCAGGTTCTTGTTGGCATGGGGGCAATCGTTCTCAATGGCGCAAAGATCGGAAAAAAAACCGTTATCGGTGCCGGGGCCGTAGTTACCGAGGGAATGATCGTGCCGGAGGGATCCGTGGTGCTCGGGGTTCCAGGTAAAGTACTCAAGCAGGCAAGCGATGCCCAGAAAGAGCATATCTTAAAAAACGCAGCATCCTACGTGGAACTTGCAGGAGATTACGCCAGCCATGGGTAA